The genomic DNA AACCCGCCCGTcgtcacgcgcacgccggtCACTACGCTCGAGGGCGAACTCTTCACGCTGAACTTCACGGGGTCCACCGAGGGTATCTCGGACCTTTCCTCTGATGATCGCGTGGTGCTGTACTACGGCTCAGCAGTCAACTGTGTCGCCCCGACAACGGATgagacggcgccgtcggtcACCGCCTCCCCGTCGCGCACGGACATGCTGCCACAGTCGATCGCGTACCAACTGGACATGGGCACGCGCGGCAACTACACCCTCTGCTACAAGGTCTCCGCCTCGAACGTGCCAGGTGGGTACGTGGTGGTTTGGGGCTACGATGTCGTGGTGGTCGCGCCAAACCCGCAGAATATGACGCTGTACCCGGTCCGTGCGCCGAGCGTGCACCGGCCAAACGAACTGCTGACGCACGTGTTCGCTGGATGGGCGCTTGCGGCGACGACTGAAAAGATGGATTCGGTGAAGCTAATCGAGGCGAGTGCGAGCGGTAGTACCACCGACACGATGTGTCAGAAGAactcggcggcagcggcgatcaCGTACTACTCCCTCTACGCGAACGGCACGCATGCAGAGCAGGTGTGGCGAGCGTCGCCCGCCGGCATGCATGTTCCGTTCTCGGTGTGCTACAAGCTGTACGGTGGGCAGTATCACGTCATTGGAGACACGCTCACCATCACCGGGACGGCGAGCCCGAGCGGGGCCACGTCGGCGAAGCTCAGCGGTAGCAGTACAACGATCTCATCTGGCGAGTCCATGTCGTGGACGCTGGTCGGTGCCGACGCGCAGTCCTGCGCCGATAATGAAGCCCTGATCTTCTTCAGCGCCAACGGCTGCCACAACGCGCCCTACTACGTGAATATGTCGGCGATTCTGTCGTCGAGCGCGTCGATCGCGATCACCTTCCCAGCTGGGGCGGTCGTCGTGTCGAACTGTAGCGGTatgacgcagctgcgcgtgccgTGGACGTACCCGTTTGATGCCGGCTCGGtgagcgccgcggcatcgTCTCGGACGGCTCTCCTTTCCCTGTGCTACTGGAGCACTGGCAACGACGCCGTCTCGGTGCTGTCGAGCGACGCTATCACCCTCAGCCAaggtgtgccgccgccgctcgacATGACGCTGTCCGTGACGGCCCAGGAGGTATTCAGCTTCGACCTTTCAGTGTCGCCAGCGACAACAGACTGGGTCGTGCTGGTGGCAGACCCCTCAAGCTGCGTCGGCGTCAGCGCCCctgccgacgacgcggacTTTACGGACCTGAACTTTAGTGAGACCACGGGCGTGGCCACCGTCACAGCAGCCGTTCCTGGCGCAGGGATGTACTACGTGTGCTACTCACACCAGGTCGGGGTGTGTGGCGCAAGCACGGGGCgtgagtgtgcgcgtgtggtggCGCAGGTGGAAGCAAGGGCTGCCAGCCCACAAAGGTGGAGCGGCCAGCCGACGCCGGTGTACGTGTCGAGCTCGTTGGTCATCACGTTAGACTTTGCCAGTAACGGTGATGCGTCAGCGCAAGGGACaacggcgtcggcgtggcTGGCCGTCATGGCAGCTGAGAAGCTGCCGCACACCATGCGGGACGTGTGGGTAGCGTGCGTGCAATCGCAGACGATGAAGTCACTTCGGTACGGCTTGACGTACAGCAGCGCGAGTGGCATGTGGAACACCGATCACATTCTGGTGCGATCTGGACCGTACGCCCTGTGCTACACCGCGCAGAGCACAGTAGAGGCGGCCCTGCATCTTTTCGGTCCAGTCAGCAACGCTGGCCCAGTGGTGCTGGCGAGCACCGTGGCCGGCGTCGATCTGCCACCCTCAATGGCAGTAACGAACGTAAACACGGTGGTGCTCACGGGCGGTGGCTTGTCAACGACGGACGTGGTGATGGCAGTGGCACTCCCCTCCTCGAGCGAGTCAGGATCGGTGTCAGCCGCGACGGAGGTGCCGAGCGACATCTGTACAAACGAAGCCTACAAGCCTCGCGTGAACTCGACGAACCCGAGCCCGGCGAAGAGCACGGGCATGACATCGATGCTGCGAGAGCTAGTCTTTACGACGACGGGCGACTACGTGCTGTGCTACACCGCGACCTACGGCCTCACAAcgagcgacagcgacgctaGCAGCGACAGTGAGTCCGTGACGGGGACCCCCGTTCTGATCACCCCGAAAGCCTTCACGGTGTCGCCAAGCGTGATCAGCATGACTGTCACGAGTTTAGTCCTCGAGGTGGGTGTTGAGCTGCACATTGTCTTCACCGGCAGCGGGCTGATGGTGTCGGACATGGCTGCACTGGCGTACGTGGGAAGCATCGAGGGCtcgccgacggtgccgacCGTGTGCCTCGGCACTAGTGTCATCTACGAAAACATGGTGTCCGTCAACGCAGACGGTACCAACGCCAACTACAAAACGACACCGGTGAAGCAGGGTGTCCACATGGTGTGCTTCCGCAAGTCCTTGTCGACCACCCCCATCCTCATCCCGACCCGGCTGTACATTGGCGTGCGGACAGCCGTACAAGCTGTCTTCACGGTGCAGCCAGGAGGATGTACAGCCCTGCTGGTATGCACAGTGCAGCCCACAATCACGCTGCTCAACGCTTCGGGTTTGgccacgtcggcgccgcacaGCTCTGTGAACATGCTGCTGTATCTCAGCGACGGCACCACTCCCGCGCCAGCCGGCCAACTGTCTGGTGGCACCGTCTACTCGCACGTGAACTTCACCAACTTCACGTTCTGGGCGCTGCGAGTGTCGACCGCAGGAAGCTACGTCATGAAGGCGTCTGTGACGCTGCCGGGCGGGGacacgctggcggcgacgtcgagcGCGCTCAAGGTGGCCGGGGGCGGCGAGCCGGTCGTGGACGTGGCGGAAGTTTCGTGCCTTCCCGTAGGCATCCTGGACCGCACGGTCGGGTCTACGACGGACACGGTTGACTGCCTAATTACGGCCTTGACGAGTGATGCGCCGAACAACTTTACGGTGTTGGTGAACGCTGGCATGGTGAGTATGGTGACGCGGAACGGCACCACGAGCAGCGGACTCTCGACGTACAACTTTACCGTCACCGCACCGGCAACGTCATCGTCGGCGACGGGAATCGTGAACTACATGTCGATTTTAGTCACACCCATACCGCCATACGAGACCTTGCCGGTGCAGAACTCTCCCCTGACGGTGCGGCTGGCAACGTCGCCGAGTGCGCTGACGGCGatcggctgcagcgccggtACATCGCAGCTTCCGCTGTCGAACATGGTGCGCGTCGGTGGGACGCTGATGTGCTACGTGCAGGGCATCGCGAAGATTCATGGCCAAGCACGCGAGATTGTGGCGCGTCCGGAGGATCTGAAAGTGAGCAACTACTACAACGGCGACGTGAGcacgagcgcggcggtgaGCCTCGGCGCCTACCCGTTGGACGTCAACGGCCGCTACAACTTCACGGTGGCACCAACGACTGGCCTGAACATTTCCGTCGCCGGCACCGTCTTTGCCAAGGATGACGCCGACAGCCCAAGTAGCGGCGCCACGTCGGCCTGGGCGGCAATGGCCAATAGCCCACAGTCGTTTGTCCTGATCGGCGTGCcaaccgctgctgcttcaaGACTGATGTGTACATCAACGCGGACAGGGTCGATGACGTGGTACACGCCGACTGAACCGTTGCAGTGCACGGCCACACTGGCGAACGCGCAAGGACCAGTGAACGGCCTGCAGAGCGAGTACAGTGTGCTGCTACCAGACGGAGGCAGCGTGTCTGGCTTTGACGAGTCGGCGTGGGGTGTGAGTCTTGTCTGGAAacttgctgcgccgccgccgccgccgtcgtcatcgtcgtcgttaGTGAGCTCGATGAagtcggtgcagcagcagcagcagcaggcgtaTGCGGCGCGTGCTGTGATAGACaccctcgctgctgcagtgcggcgGGGCTTTAGTGTGCAGGTTCGCTACACGCCATCCATCAAGGTCATCGCCACGTATGCAGGTGACTTGGTGTATGTAACGAGTGTTGTCAAGACGGTACCAAGGCTGAAGCAGGGGGCGACGGTGAGTGTAACCTTCGCGGGCATTGGACTTGTGACGATGCACCGCTACACGCTCGGGGCCATCTCCAACTGCTCCAGCGTGCTGTCTGAGGCCAGCTCGATGGAGGGCGGTGCGGCGGGTCAGCTCGTCCTCACCTTCGAGGTGCCGAGCTCCGTCTTTATCATCTGCTTCTCCCCGcaagacgcgcgcacagcgctacagccgctgctggcgacgcAGTGGACGCCGGAGTCAGGCGACCCCTCAAGCAGTCGGTGGACGAGGGACGATTTGGTGTTGCTGATCGTTGGCGTCGTTGTCTTGTTCATTcttgtggtgctgctggtgatTCTACTGTGGTGCATCTTCTGCGGCCACGAagaggacagcgaggacAACATCGTGGATGAGGAGCACCTCATCATGCACCACGCGCCGGCGAGAATGACCACCATCGCATGCAAGGCCGGTGGTAGCGGACAGAACGTTTacatgccgccgcgcgcgaaCAACCGGTATGTTCTCCGCATTTCCAATGAGTCGCTGCCCGCTGCATTGCCGTCAccagtgccgctgcccatTGTGacctcctccacgtcgccgccgccgccgccgccgccgcagcagcagcagcagcagcaaccttCGCCGCCGGtcgcgccgccacagcagcagcacccgcaaCAACATCCGAGCAGTAACACGCAGATCCGCATCAACATACacgacggtgacggtgcagGCAATgcctcgccgcgcgcgccacgGTCGCAAGCCACCAcccctgccgcggcgacgtcggTGACCTACGCTGGTGGCAGTGACAGCGCCCCCCCACCGGCAACCATGCGAaagcgccaccaccatcgctctcgtcgcagcagcagcgcgagcagcgACCACCGGCCGCACCAACAGCATCGGTCGAACTTCAAGTACGCTGATGTCGaccgcgctgcgccgcggccgcggccgccctCGGACTCGAGCTCCTTCACGGGAACGAGCGCGACAGAAATTCGGCAatctgtgccgccgctgccgccaccgcctctgtcGTCCGTCACAACGCCGAGCACCACTgtgccagcgccgtcagcaaACTCTGGGTTGGTCGAGAGCCCTCGTCAGGCAGTCAGCACGCCGACAGCAGACAGTGTGCCGAAGAActtgccgccactgccgcccccaccgccgccgaccaTTTCActggcgtcggcgatggCTGCACAGGCGCCCTCACCCGGCCCCTACGAGCACCTGCATCACACCACGTCGGGGATGACCGTCCCTGGCACCGTAGATGCGTTCGGCACGGGCCTTGGTAGCTTGGGCCCCTGCCGCAGTGACAATGGCGCCACAGAGGTGTTGGAGCCTATCATCGTGCCAGGGCATACATCCAAGCCAATGGTGCGTtccgcatcgtcgccgcggtAGTCTTGAGGAAAAGGCCGATACAGCACTGATGCTCCCGCGTCGGCCTGCTGATATGGCGTCGAGGGCCCTTCTGTTTTCTGGCttgcgcgtcggcgccaagCATCCGTTGTTATTTGCTGCTCGATCTCCCTCACTCGTACACGCATAGACGCGCATCGTGTCGGCCGCGCCTCCTATGCGTCGGAGGTTCACATAGAGCGTATAGAAAGCCGTGAGGTTGGGGAGCCTTCGTGGCTCACTGTGCCACAGGTGAGGCGCGTAGAGAGGGAAGGCGGTgatgcgtgcttgtgcgtctGCCCATACCACTCCCGGTGTCGTAGGCTCcgttgccgcggctgctCACGTCGTCGGTGTCGTCTAGGCAGGGCGGAGAAGAGgtaagagaaagagggagggatgtGTACGCACCGCACGCGGCACACCAGTGTGcacacctcctccttgctcggtgggtgcgcagcggcacgcgccATCTCTTTTCTTGCGCAGTGGCTCATCCACCTCCtcggtgatggtgatggtgatgcgGTTTTCATTTCGATGTATCGATGTGCGTcctcgtctcctcctcttcgtcttggagaggaggtggtgtgtgtgtgtgtgtgtattctTTATGGGCGGTGGCCCCTCTGCTTCTGCGTGTTTGCCGTTGTTTCACGAAGTGCCGCGAAGCACAAGGGTAGGGGAGCTGCGCCGAGGGAAGGACTGGCGGAGGAGCACGCGAGACGAGCCGCGGATCCTCGAAGGCGCCACCGTGTCGCTTTCCGTTTTATTCGTTGCGGTGTGTTGTGTGTTCCCTTTCATAGACGAATCCTGTGTGGCGCTGATGTTATCTTTTACAATGCTGTTtgcggtggtgggtgggaaAGTGGTTCGatccccaccccaccccgcgCAGACGGCAcggcacccctccccctcctctcccgaCCCTCTGGTTAATCTTTAATTCTTCTGTTGccttcgcgtgtgtgtatgtgatgtctccctctctttctctgtgtgtgtttaagggggaggggtgtcAGCTCATCTCCGTTCGCCTGATGCCGCATGCCATGTGCCCTCATTGCACATGCGTCATCCAGAgtttcttttccttccaTGTATCTCCTacttgtggtggtggtgtgcgccTGAGTTGACGGACGGGTCTCGATTTCCTGtacctgcgtgtgtgtgtgtgtgtgtgttggtgtgtaTTCCTTTCCctctgcgtgcgcttgtCGGCACCAACGTAAAGgtgatgtgcgcgcgcgtgtgttgACCGACGCCGCACGCTCATGCCTCAAAGATGTTACCGAAAACAACAGACGCGAAGGAAACAAGCAAACGCgtcccacccccaccccggGGAGTGTCATCCGCCATCAACCAAAGACGGGCGGCGCCGGGGGCGGGTGACGCGTCCCTGGCCACACGCCGTTCGATACGCCTTGCCGCGCGTCTAGTTTGACGAAGGCgcttctccccacccccccccatcgCGCCAcccggcgcgtgcgtgcaacCACTTCCGTGGGCACCGGCGTTGACGTCGCGGCACTCGTCGCCCACGCCGTCCTCGTCACTTGTATGGACTTTTTGCGTCTGAGCCCTTAGCaggcacgtacacacacacacacacatacacgcatacgtctcttgccctccccttcctccctcttgtTTCCTTCATCATTTCATTCTTGGcaatgcacgcgcacagattTTTGCGGTTCTCCATCCTTGTCTGACGCCCCTGCCCTTGAGTGCCATTCTTtagcttctctctcctcattccctcccctaccccctcctcaggacgacgacgacgacgacggacCAAGCGGAGAGTCCGATTCCTTCCCAGACGCCTCTGCGCGATCAACGCCGCGCTCTCCCAATTAGTcctaacacacacacacgcacaagccgTGCACTGCCTCACTGCCAACCAACCCAGCCCACTCAGCGTAAAAGGAAAATGATCTCCGCGAAGAGACACATCGACACgaatgagctgctgcacctgaACAAGGCCGTCGTCTTCGGCTCCGGGGCCTTTggcacggcgctggcgatggTGCTCTCCAAGAAGTGCCgcgaggtgtgcgtgtggcacataaaggaggaggaggcgcggctcGTGAATGAGAAGCGCGAGAACGATCTCTACCTCCAGGGAGTACAGCTTGCGTCGAACATCACCTTCACCTCGGATGTGGAAGAGGCGTACAAGGGTGCTGAGATTATCCTCTTCGTCATCCCGACCCAGTTCCTGCGCGGCTTCTTCCAGAAAAGCGGCAGCAACCTGATCGCCTACGCGAAGAAGAATCAGGTGCcggtgcttgtgtgcacgAAGGGTATTGAGCGCTCGACGCTGAAGTTCCCGGCGCAGATTGTTGGCGAGTTCTTCCCGGGCAGCCTGCTCTCTGTGCTCGCGGGCCCCAGCTTCGCCATCGAGGTGGCCACCGGCGTCTTCACGTgcgtcagcgtcgcctccgccgacatCAATGTGgctcgccgcctgcagcgcatcatGACAACGAGCGACCGCTCCTTCGTCTGCTGGgccaccaccgacaccgTCGGCTGCGAGGTGGCCAGCGCTGTGAAGAACGTGCTGGCCATCGGCTCTGGCGTGGCGAATGGCCTCGGCATGGGTCTCAACGCGCGTGCCGCCCTCATCACGCGCGGCCTGCTCGAGATTCGAGATCTGACGGCCGCGCtgggcggcgatggcagcgccgtcttcgGCCTCGCCGGCCTCGGTGACCTCCAGCTCACGTGCTCGTCGGAGCTGTCGCGTAACTTCACGGTGGGCAAGAAGCTCGGCAAGGGTTTGTCTATCGAGGAAATACAACGCACGAGCAAGGCCGTCGCGGAGGGCGTGGCGACGGCCGAGCCGCTGATGCGcttggcgcagcagctgaaggtGACGATGCCGCTGTGCCAGCAAATCTACGAGATCGTGTACAAGAAGAAGAGCCcacgcgccgccatcgcagaCCTCTTGTCTTGCGGCCTGCAGGACGAGggtctgccgccgctcttcaAAAAGTCGGCTGCGACCCCCTCCAAGCTGTGAGGCGGAAGAGGGCACACAAACACGTACAGGCAAGCAGGCAAACAGGcccacgcatgcgcacatcgCACGTCAGCTGTGttccgcgtgtgcgttttcttCGCGTGcgtttctcctcctcgtacaCGTCGGCATCTCGAATTTCCACCGTAACCGGTGCCCAGGGCggccctcccttccctcgtCCCCTCCTTTGTTCTCCGTGCGCGTTCCGCTCACGAACAAcctgcacgtgtgtgctgtTTTGTCCGGGTTCGTTTTCTTCCGTCCGTTTCCCCTCGCCACCTCCcactctgcgtgtgcgttgtccacccccctccctctccctccccatccTCTCTGCGCTTCTTGGCCGGTCTGTTGAGGCGTGTATGTGCACAGCACGCGTGTGGCTGCGGGTGCTGTACGCGTGTTCTTTTCTGCGCACATCCTCCGTCTTGTGACCGCGTGTAGAGGAACAAAGGTAGACTGGAGCCAACCAGAGGGATTCGAGAAGCATCCAGCGCGAGTTGTGCGGCGCACACCGCTGAcggctccccctccccccacacacacacgcactcgcgcacgcgcacgtcaATCACAGCGAGCTAGCCCAATGAGTGAGTCAcggagagcgaagagagcgagagagagaagccggAGTTGTGTTGTCCATCGGTGTGGTGATGTCCCTTCCCCTtgctttctttcctttttcctctATTGTGCGTGCACCCCTTGATGacgaggggggggtgcgcacacgcgccgccaTGCACGGTATCCCCCAGGGTCCAGTGGGCCCCACTCTGTTTGGGGtggaagccaagcagccccctccccctctcctccttcatcccctgccaatgccgagccgcctctgctggcGACGTGGTCACGTGCCTACGGCGTGGGGAGGTCGAAGCGATGCGCCGCTACCGCTGTGTCGGCGCACATGTCCCGGacatggtggcggcgcggcggcctgcgacagcgagcacacCTCTACGCCGTCCCTCTGACAGGCGAAATGCCGGCGCAATTCGAACGCATCCCATCCGGCCAtcactgcctgctggcggggaGGCGGGCCTGCGACGCGTGGAGGTCGGGTAGAGCctgaggcaggggccgtgctcaggtagctgggtcggcgcactgctgtagcgcgtgtgtgtctaccGATACCCCGCGCCACGCGATGAGGTCTGTGGCAGGGCTGGTCGGGAGGGGGCCGGTTCAGCGTGGCGGTCTGACCCCATGCTGTGCACCGCAGAGAAtggacgcacacacgcagacatgTGGGAATATTATCAAGAAATATTGTTGTACTGGTTACAGGCCCCAACTCATCTGTGTAGGTGCACGCGTGTCTGAAGTGCTCTAATTTAGAGGGTGAAGAGAAGCTGTAGATGTCGTCCGAGGGGCACGTCTGAGGGGTCTGTGCGCACGAGAGCAGCACCACTCGTGCACAAGTGATTCAACGAGATGAGTGGACAACGCGGCGCGCGGAGATGCGCGTGCACAtgtgctgctctctcgccTGCTTCATTCGCAACGTTGTTTctccacacccacaccgtctcctcctcgtgtTACGTCGATGTGCGATGGTGTGTGGTCTGTCTGCATCCTCTCGGAGTGGGTGTGCCCTTCGCCTCGGTTCCACCCTGAGCGTTTCCAGTGTTTCCCTCGGCGCCCACTGTGAgaccccccccttcccccgccCAGTGCTCCTCCGCTGTGCCTTCGCTTTCTGAGTGGCCAAAGTCCGCACTCACTCTTTgggtctgcgtgtgcgtgtgtgtggggggggggcgtagGACTGATGGGGACCTCCCACTCGTTTGGCTCACCACCACTTCCTCTTGTTAGCGTCACCCCTTGGCATCGAGTAGAACGCCGAAACGAGTCACCTCACCCCTTCAACCTCCCTCGTGaatgcccccctccctccttcctctgccCGCGTATTCGccgaccccctcccctccacgGCCCCCGAAACGCCACACCGGCATCTTCACCATGGCCCCTCTGCCTTTCGCTTCGCCACCACGCACGAAATTGGGCGATCCGGGGGGGCGCCAGTGTACGCCGACGCTGGCCGGCGCGGTGCGCCAGGGGGTAGTGGGGGTGGGCGGTGAGGGCGCGGGGCCCACCGGTCGGCCGCgggccgccccccccccccgccagAAGCcggccggcgccgcacaaCCCCGCGCCAGCCGCCCCCCCGCAAAGAGCAGGACGCCCGAGCGGGCGaagccagcgccgccgccgttcaTCGTGGCAAGTGTCCGCACGCCCTGCGCAAAGAAAAGCGCCATCGCCTTGTCCATCGCCGTCTCGCCGTTCATCCGAAACGCCTCCACGACGTCGATTTGTCAGCACGTCG from Leishmania infantum JPCM5 genome chromosome 10 includes the following:
- the GPD gene encoding glycerol-3-phosphate dehydrogenase [NAD+],glycosomal, producing the protein MISAKRHIDTNELLHLNKAVVFGSGAFGTALAMVLSKKCREVCVWHIKEEEARLVNEKRENDLYLQGVQLASNITFTSDVEEAYKGAEIILFVIPTQFLRGFFQKSGSNLIAYAKKNQVPVLVCTKGIERSTLKFPAQIVGEFFPGSLLSVLAGPSFAIEVATGVFTCVSVASADINVARRLQRIMTTSDRSFVCWATTDTVGCEVASAVKNVLAIGSGVANGLGMGLNARAALITRGLLEIRDLTAALGGDGSAVFGLAGLGDLQLTCSSELSRNFTVGKKLGKGLSIEEIQRTSKAVAEGVATAEPLMRLAQQLKVTMPLCQQIYEIVYKKKSPRAAIADLLSCGLQDEGLPPLFKKSAATPSKL